ACAACACCAGAACCGTCCTCATCGGAGATGTCGCGCCGGAAACGCGCAGACTTGTCGAGGCGACGGACACCGCACTGCACAAGGGCATAGAGGCCGCGAAGGCCGGCAACAGAGTCGGCGACATTTCGGCGGCGATTCAGGCCTATGTGGAATCGTGCGGCTACGGGATTGTCGAAGAATTCACAGGGCACGGCGTCGGGCGGCACATGCACGAAGAGCCGCAGATTCCCAACTACGGAGAGGCGGGCACAGGCCCTGTGCTCCGCGCGGGAATGACGTTGGCGATTGAGCCGATGATTACCATGGGAAGCCCCGAAATATACGTTGGCGATGACGGCTGGACGGTTTATACGTCCGACGGCAAGCCGAGCTGCCATATCGAACATACGGTGCTCGTGACGGACGCAGGCGCGGAAATCCTCACAATTCCAATGCAGGATTAGTTTGAGGGGCGAAGTTTTCGTGTTTGTCGCAAATAATTAAAAAAAAGACTTTTCAAATCGAAAAAAACAGTCAAGATAAACCATCTTTTTTAACAACGGAAAAAATATGCCAAGACTATTAGGAGTAGATATTCCCAATAACAAGCGCGTCGAATTCGCGCTTCAATACATCTATGGTATCGGTCCCGCCCGCGCGAAAATCATCTGCGGAGAATGCGGAATCCCCGAATCCATGCGCGCAAGCGAACTCAACGAAGAATTGATTAACAAAATCATGAACGTCGTTGCGGAACGCCAGTACAAGCTTGAGGGCGACCTCCGCCGCGAAATCATCGGCAATTTGAAACGCCTCTCGGCAATCAAATCGTACCGCGGCCTCCGCCACGCAAAGGGTCTTCCCGTACGCGGCCAGCGCACGAGCACAAACGCGCGTACCCGCAAGGGCGCACGCAAGACGGTCGGCGTTGTCACCAAGAAATAACAAT
The Opitutia bacterium KCR 482 genome window above contains:
- the rpsM gene encoding 30S ribosomal protein S13, coding for MPRLLGVDIPNNKRVEFALQYIYGIGPARAKIICGECGIPESMRASELNEELINKIMNVVAERQYKLEGDLRREIIGNLKRLSAIKSYRGLRHAKGLPVRGQRTSTNARTRKGARKTVGVVTKK
- the map gene encoding type I methionyl aminopeptidase, translating into MIPIKSERDLKIMRKACSVAATVLDKLCKIAREGVSTREIDIAGKKIMAELSCRSACYHYKAGGLKYPGYLCISVNDEVIHGIGSDRVLKSGDIVSMDVSVVYQGFVGDNTRTVLIGDVAPETRRLVEATDTALHKGIEAAKAGNRVGDISAAIQAYVESCGYGIVEEFTGHGVGRHMHEEPQIPNYGEAGTGPVLRAGMTLAIEPMITMGSPEIYVGDDGWTVYTSDGKPSCHIEHTVLVTDAGAEILTIPMQD